The following is a genomic window from Xyrauchen texanus isolate HMW12.3.18 chromosome 6, RBS_HiC_50CHRs, whole genome shotgun sequence.
AAAAATTCTGTTGTGAATCTAAATTGTTCTAGTTCTGCTCAACTCTAAAATATTTCAGTGGTTAAAAATATCTCTGTTAtctctataaaataattttttaatcattttccgGTAATTGTGTATGACTGGAAAAGTTGAAAGGAATGGAAACCCTGAATTTGAAATTAAACCCTGAGATCAATCATTATTAGTACACCTGTTAAGAATGAATGAAATGTGATCAAGTTCACCATCATTCGCTCAGAGCTGCAGTGTTGGAAAGAATGCCTGTGATGGATAAAAACTCACCTGGCCACACCAACGGAGACACATTTGCAAAGACTATTAAGGAGCCTGACCCATCCAAATCAGCAGAGGAAGGTTTTTCCCCAGAACCAGCAAGCCAGGTAATATAGAGAATTGGaagttgttaataaaaatgtgcattaatGTTGTAGATTGTTATATCGTTTAGCTGATTCTCTGTTAAAGGTATATGACCTTCTGGGTCTTCTGGGTGAGACCAATACACCTCCTCAGCCCAGCCCAGCCCCAACCAGCACTCCACCAACATCAACTTCTAGTGCTGATATACTTGACCTTCTTGGAGAACTGGAGCTTACATCAGGCAAGAAAGCACCGAAACCTGGAGCACTGACCAATGCTTTGTTTTTCCATTCATGCTTCCCAACTGTACAACATTCTCCATAGTTTTGTTTCTAAAAGACAtctttttaaacctttaaacctATTGACAATAGATTTGGTGCCTCAATGCTGGTAcaatatgtgtttgtatgtgcatgtattGTAGTTCCCAAATCCACTGTGACTGTATATGAGAAGAACGGAGTGAGTCTGAAACTACAAtgtgacaaacagacagacacggATGTCACTGTCACCCTTATTGCCTCCAATTCCTCACAGAGTGACATCACCAACTTTACCCTCCAGGCAGCAGTACCTAAGGTGTGTAATCACTCTTGCTTGCATATAAACCATcttcatttatatatttcaacttttttctttttacatattaCGACCAAATTAAAACTGACTTAGAAACTATTTACCAGGCcttaatttatttttggtacttttcaaatgcaatTTATGTATAGATACTGTGTTAGCCTTGTCCCAGATCCTGACTTTCAGTACTGAACCATGAAAATTCATTATAAAGCTacaaatgtttacatgtttaaaactggtATCTAAACAAAGAGTTAAACGTAAACCAAGTATTTATTGTGCgaaaattatttctatcaatttcttttaaaaattacgactgtcccacagttgtggcctCTTTGTTACTGCCACAaacaatttttaaacattttttatttttttttataagcttGCGTACTTGTTAAAGttgacaaaagtgtcagtaaaaGCATAATTGATATGAAATATGAGATAGGTGAACAGAATATTTTAATTGGCCGTTATTTCTTATCAAGCTGTAATTTAGCTaatttatgcaaaaagtgtgaatttttattttgtgcatttagGAAACATAAAAATGTTAGCTGTGAAATTAGCCTTAGTAAGACAAGTGAgttggacattttatttaaaaaatgtattttccatcaCAGAATTTTagtaaacacaatacagaatttgagatgtggtggaaatgtggGTGGAATTttcataatttagaaataaatgacaaaaatatcataaatctcctgtgatggctgtacatacactgttggacattgttagtagataaataaaaaataaaaatatttaaactaagactttactttctagaaggtTACAGTGCAAAAAGTGGCAGAATTTTAAGAAAAACGTATGACTCAGTGTTTCAAAATTTTTGGATAGTGAAACATTTTTGACACAACTACACTCTGAAATGAGAGGAAGAAATTACCAATTTTTCAGAAGTGGTAGTTGGAAGCTCTTAACACTCAATCACGTGTCAATTACATGTTTTCTCCTAAGAGTGTTCAGCTGCAAATGAAAGCTCCAAGTGGAAATGTGATTCCAGCTCAAGGACTGGGTCAAGTCACACAGACTGTTTTACTCAACAACCCTAACAAGGCAAGTCTTGACCAATCCCgcttcagtttcttttttttctttttcatttgacaTCTTCATAGATTAATAATTTGATTATTACAGCATTTATGTGTGCACATGCTTGATTCAGTGTTCCTATGGTCacggaaaacctggaaatatcaaggaatttaaaaatgttgacaatttaaaaggataaaatatcaggcctggaaaagtcaagaAAATTCATAAAATCTTATTCATGGAAAATTGtggtgtaaatacatttttaaggtgGATGTACATTCTTAGCAATACAATATTTGATTAGCTGTAAACTGATATTTGAGCACAAAAATCTCCATAGTCATGGGAATGTATTGGTCAATAGGTGTGAGAACCCTGTTGATTGCACTCTTTTTAATTCTCCCCATACAGGTGATCCTGAAAATACGGGTTCGAATGTCTTATTCTAATCAGGGCATGATGTTTCAGGACACAGTACAGATCGACTCCTTTCCTAGCCCTGCTTGGAATTGTCAGCCATCAATCAGTCCCTTGTGACAGACCTAAATGAGTCCAGTCTAACTTGGGGCAATCTCCTTGACCGTCTCTCCCATTAAGATGGAAATTTACACAGTCTGGCAGCTGTCTATCAACCGGTCTATAAGTACATCTTTTGGCAATTGTGACATTGGTCATTTTATAATTTGTCAAAAGATATTTTTCCTTGTAGTTGATGGGCGATATATGAACTGCAGACTGTCCTAGTACAGATTTGTATGAAGtgttattttgttttgaattgtgGAGAACAAAGTGTGGTTTCATGTGCTTTATCATTATTGCACAAGAGTAAAAACACAAACTGATGTACTCTATCGTTAGATGAGCTCCTTTATGCACCATGTCAAACACTAAATGGTAactacacacagacactgtaGTTGGACCTCCAAGTTTCAGTGGAATTGGCCATCTTGCAATGTGTAAAATTATCACCTTAAATGGGATAGATCAACCAAAAATTTTCCAATGATGTATAGGACAATTTGACTTTGTTCCATTGAAAATACAAGGTGtgaggcagtatgttagtctcagtcacagtTCACTTCAGTTGCATCTTTTGTCTATtccatgaaagtgaatgctgactgaggaTGTctttctacctaacatctcctgtcatattccacagaagaaattaatTCAGGTTCAGGGTGAGtgactgatgacagaatttaattgtTGGGTGTATTGGCAGTTTAATGCCTGTGCTAGCAGATATGGCTTTGCCTATAAATGAATAGCAAGTGTAGCAAGCTTGGCTACATATGCCTTACTTTTACAATCATTCTTTCATCATTACTCGGTATTACTCTTGAGCTTTGTTTACCCAATTTCTCAAAATGACTCATGATAATCCaggagcaatttttttttaataatttgactGACATTAAATGTGGACTCACAATTTTTTCACATTACCATTtcgtgtattttaatgtttgaatcatACATCTtatagaccccatgaaatcaaaaattacttttaatcaagacaaaattatcttttgcttTTGGGAACACATATTGATGACACATTTCAAACTAGATTTGCCTTCTAGGATGAGAATATCCCTCCACCTAATACCACTTGCAACCAACTAACAAGtctattggctattttttttaaatggggggAGGGGGAGGTCTTTAATATGTCTAGCACACATAGAACAGAAAATGCTCATCAGGTATTTAAATGATTGTGCGTGAAAGCACAATCATCCATTATATTGTTTCTTTCATATAAACACAATACAATGAAACAGATACTGTTTATCATATGATGTATTGCATTCAAGCAATGAAAAGAAGGATGACATTACATGTCAACAGAGTCTCTAAGGAAATAACATGGCATGATGTATATTCAAGAAATAGATGAAGAGGGCCTTAGGTAGACTTACATTTTATCCCACGGGACAGTATGTGTTTGGACACAAGAAAGTCCTTTCTTCCAGTAAACAAATGTATACTGTTTTATACACGTTAACAGTTCTCAAATGTGCCTGCACGATTTTCACTCAAACAGGCATAACCaaggcaaatattacattttagacAGTGCCTCCACTTGTGGCTTTTGGCACTAGAGCACTGTGGTAAGTGTGCTGCTTTTGTGATGGACATGAAAACAGAAATGTACCATTTACATGCCTAGcagaaaatattaaaagaaagaCATGAGACAATAGCTGGTATAGTAAAGGACTTCCCCTCCTCGGAGAGCCAGAACTAAATGCAGTACAGATCCTCCCTGGATCTTGTAGTCGGCAGCTGTTTTTTCATCATTCCTGAAAAGCAGACAAATGCATATAGGAGAGCAGGTCAGAACATAATTATCCATATTATTATTCCATTCTTTGTAGAAATATTAACGATACTACAGGAGAACTGTACATTTGTTTTCCACTATAAATTAGTCTTTGCTGTTGGGGTGGAATACCCTCCTTTTCTTCCACCCTCTCTTTGATTCTCTCCACCTTGAttgaaaaagcaaaaaataatatCCAGTACTcaaagatacaaatatataaaatatttttaattaaagatttCATACCTTGTCTGTAGGCTCGATGTCAATTTCTATTTCTTTGCCTGTGAGTGTCTGGGTGGGTGATAAACATTTAGGGATTTTTCACACCTATATTACTCAGCAACCAATACAATTGagctatctttctctctctttatatatgcCTTTTTGTCATTTAGGCACATAATTACCCTTATAATTCACTGGCAAAGGCTTCaataaatgtacatacatttaaaaacaataataataaaacaaatattttaaaattaaaccaTATTTATACGACTGCTAGCTCAAAGCTGTATAGAATCACTTACCTTAACTTTAATCAACATACTGGGAGCTGTATTTCAACTCGTATTAATAAAAATAgataatattttaaacaatagtGATTTGCGCCTTATGCTAGTTAACCGGCTAGCTTCTACAGAAAATATACCCCTAAACTTCCTGTGTATCCGACTGAAATTCCGTAGGGTTTCGTTCTCGTCAACGATGGTTCCACCATTGGGTGTTTCgtggaaacaaaataaaattgaataaatacCAATAAAATCCTATCAAAACCACATACACATTTGCGTGCAGCTATATGCAgaaataataaagtaaatataGATGACCATAAATTAAAATGGAAAGAAATACTgcttatttttccattttttccACTGCCAGGTGCATGTTGTTGGATCATTGATTAGTGGAAGTAATAAGACACCGCTTCGTACCAGAGCATTGTGTTTGCACCTTCCGAGGTCTGGACTATTAGTTCGTTGATCATGAATTATCTGTggcaatgttgttttctttttacagtTGCCAAAGCATTTGCGGTCCCTGAAGACGGTAATGAGTTGTGTTTTTATTACTTAAACTTTAGAACAACAATTAGGTTTAAATTTCTCATTAGTTCTCTAATTGGGCCTATCTGGATTTAAAGATTCTTCAATTCTGAGCTactcaacaaacaaaaaaaacttaactttttttctttctttctttctttctttctttctttctttctttctttctttctttctttctttcttttctttctttctttctttctttctttctttctttctttctttctttctttctttctttctttctttctttctttctttctttctttctttctttctttctttctttctttctttctttctttctttctttctttctttctttctttctttctttcttttctttctttctttctttctttctttctttctttctttctttctttctttctttcttgtgtagATATCAGTGTTGTGTGTCTTGAACAGTCTGTTCATGTTAAGTGGAAACTGAATAAATCCATGAGTGTGAATCCCACTCGGCTATTCCTGGGTAGCTGCTTTCCTTCACGGTTCTCAAACGTGACGAATGACGGAGCAGAAGCTGAATTTTACCAACCAATTAGTGCGTGTGGGTTCAAACGAATGGTAAGTTCGTGTCATGATAGCAGTAATCACTGAATCTTGAATATGTGGCGATGAAAACATGTTTCTTTTCTTCTCCCTCCCAATCAGGCAACATGGAAAAGCTTAGTATATGAGAACAAGCTAACCTACAGGCCATTGCCAAAGCCCTTCCCTCCTTCTTTCACCTATCCAGTTAGATGCGTGTATGACAGGTAACCTTATAGGTCTTCTCCAGGACATTCAATTCAAAATCGGTCCCAATATTGTTAATGAAAAACAAACTCTTTTCTGTCTTCAGACCAAAGGGTTGGACCCCTTCCTTCCATGGCCTTCCTTCTAATATTATACAAGGTCATGGTGAACTGGCCTTTCACATGGCAATTCTCAACCGTAAGTAGCCAACACATGAGTGGTTGAAAtgtcagggccggcccaagcctttatggggctctaagcagaatttgatttgggggcccctcggtgccgccaatatgattgaatattgtcaatgcttgattattctcACATTATatatctaacacaccccttatcaatttgattagttgtagctgtgttgcttacaacataccaatgtctgcctggcatgattttacccttctacggttttaaatgtaacagtagcacacctatatttacccaatcctgttgatcctctgttaccagttttgtgtacttcctagagaacaatttgcagcagaagctgtagacagtatcatttctttttgaataagtgagccagctccacttacattttttccccattaattaactttctgtatgTGTAGTGGAAGCTTCAGCCAtaaggtttttcagggaatgtgaagttttcctttataggcagtggcactctgcttaccagatcagtcctttctgagtctgacaggatagatgacaacatCAGTAGATGCACGTgttgggaagtgctcctcgcctgcagaggatggacctgatgagagatgaaaataataataaaagctagccatgttacatgtcatattagaaggtaatgcaactgtctgtcaaaaacaaaggcatggtttagccatgtaaatataatgatctgggtttgttgaaaaatcatcatcaactGTAGtactggaacttggggcaggtggcgttggttgtgccccacgtccaaaatatttcaacagtgctcctatggaagtttcataagagtacatatttgacagaatatttgacaaaacatgttattttctcaacacaaattattatacacagcagcaagccatctgtacacctaaacaacaactcttaatctataactagctaattgaggcataatgatattggaatataatagcaaagaccccaaaatggtagactaatgtaaataatgttaagttatcagtacaaagtttatggaacagaataAAGTTtaatatacccaggaaagttatttttacacagaagacaaaaactttaatctaaaacttgctaagtaatatgttatactaataatatattaagatgtcaaggctatttactggatgattaatcaaactttcctaaaaaagaagatatgctacataggctatgttaactaactagccagctaatgttagctcataacttagcctagctacttaacatacctttatcgtgccgttttttctcttcctctgttttcttctttttccttttctttgcaccagaggatatgtccttttttgtgacattgctgttttgctgtctgaatgtgcttgcatcctgcagcccgttaacataatattgcgtttttgtataattaccattgtccattgacagtataatcacacacacaaaaaaaaaaataaaatgctcttgggggccccctggtggccgcaggggccctaagcagccgcttatttcgcttatgccttgggccggctctgtgaAATGTACCCATTGCTTCTCATTCTAACATTAACACAAGAATTTTCATAATTCCTCTAGATGATTTCAGTGGCCCTGCGCAGTCCAATATCTTTCCTTTGGGTTCTTTTGTTCCTATTTGGGCCGGGGTGGACCAGCAAGCCCATCAGCCATTGATCCTGCTTCTGGAAGAATGTGTAGCCTCCACAACGATGGAAATCTATCCAGACACCCTTACATACCCACTCATCACAAATAAAGGGTCAGTTGTGATTTATCATTTTCATTGTCATCAAATGTTGAACCTTCCTCCTGATAGGGTTTAGTGGCCATTTTGTCCATCCATCATAGGTGTCTTGTGGATGGTAAGAACAGTTTCTCCAGTTTTTTACCAAGGTACCAGTCCTCCTCAATCCTGCTTAATCTTCAAGCCTTCAGATTTGCTGTGGGACAAGAGGTGAGGGAATCACTTCATTTGTATATGGCCAGTTATTGAATTTAAAGTGTTGATTCAACTATGCCATCTCTGCAGGTATACATCCATTGCAAATTAATTGTTTGGGACCCTGACAATCTTAATGAATTGAAGAAGGCTTGCAATTATAATAAAGCTACGGGAGAGTAAGTTTATTCTAtttgatttaaatttgatttatttttttatttcaaattattattttttttttaaatcacatttttatagCTCCTTAAAAACTAGGACCTTGTCATGTGTTTTATGGGGGAAAATCCTACAATTGTGCTGCATTACCAGGTGGGAGCTTTTAGATGACCCATCCCGGAATGCTCTTTGTCAATGTTGTGATTCCACTTGTGCACGGCATGCAAAAAGGGACACAGATTCCGGTAAATCAGGGCATATATTGTCGTCCACAAGTTAACTATTAATAATTGCAAATGACTTAACATGGGTTTAAATTCACATGCATTTCTGGACCACAGTACCTCAAGGGCTGGTTCTAAAATCCATATTGGGACCTCTGATGATTACTGATGATTGAACATGTTACCCCAACATGCCAGCCTTTAACTCTGAGCACAGGTTTGTAATCTTGTTCCCAAAATAATCCCATTATTATAATCCTGTATTATTTGGAATATTTTTGAGTTACATTTTAATGTATGTTGTAAtgtgttttgggtgtttttcTTGTTTGTAAACTGCGGAGTAGAGAGGGATGTAGTTTCCATTTACAGAATAAATTCTATATTCATTTATCAGGTGCTGGATTCCTAATTGGGAGTCATCAGGAGTCTGCTGCATCTTGTACACATCTTCATGTGTTTCATTAAAAGGCTGAAACAACAACTTTTTGAGTCtactattgttgttgttattattattgaagCCGTTTACTCCTGCACTGATCTTTTTGACCTTGAGTACCTTAGCACTGCACCCATTCTCCCTTATCCAACACACTTTAATTCAACTAATCAGCTTCTTTCCAAGGCTCCAAGACCTGAACTGGTTGTGTCTgataagggagacatccaaaatgtgcatgACTAGGATCAAGAATGACTGCCTTAAGGTGCAACATCAATTTTCTTCATCCCAAATgggtcatgcattttttttttctcagttgaaaattatatgaatgacaatttgaataaaatacttTTGGCTCCAGTAATAGAGCAGGTTTATAACCAACATTGAAAAGGGGTTTTGCTGGGAGTCATAGAATCCTACAGTTCTTTGGGTATTTTAGAAATCTGAAGATGGTTCTGTCCAAGGGTCGGGGGTGTGCTTAAATGTACTGCTACTTTTACAATCCCCTGCAATGCTACCCGAGATTCCCACTTACTCCCCTATGTGGTTCCATTTGTGTTCTTTAgaacacaaaacgagatgttGAAAAGGCAGTATGTTCGCCCAGTcagcatttactttcattgtttgaaaaaaataaaaagctacgaaagtgaatggtgactgtggctgacATCATCTGCTTTTGCATTCTATAAAATAAAGTCAGACCCCTCTGGAATGACTTGAGATGTGTAAATATACTATTCATTATGGGGTGAACTTTCACCTtagaggaatattctgggttcaatacaaattaagctcaatcgacagcatttgtggcataatgttgattaccacaaagatttatattgatttgtccctgctttattttttttaaagcaaaaatctgggttacagtgaggcacttagaatggatGTGAATGTAGCCATTATTACAGGGTTTAAAGGTAGAACGTGaagcttattttatttaaaatatatatatatgttaactcatgttacagtcattttagggtttgttaacatgatgttttcatggcaattaagtaaaattggctataactttacacattaaatgttagtaagcgattttatcaaacaaaatcatgtttacacacattgtTTGACTTGTGTcgatacttttgaaaaagtgaatatttttaacattaaaaagttggccccattcacttccattgtaagtgcctcgctgttaTCTac
Proteins encoded in this region:
- the LOC127645209 gene encoding NEDD8-like — protein: MLIKVKTLTGKEIEIDIEPTDKVERIKERVEEKEGIPPQQQRLIYSGKQMNDEKTAADYKIQGGSVLHLVLALRGGEVLYYTSYCLMSFF
- the zp3f.2 gene encoding zona pellucida glycoprotein 3f, tandem duplicate 2, which codes for MNYLWQCCFLFTVAKAFAVPEDDISVVCLEQSVHVKWKLNKSMSVNPTRLFLGSCFPSRFSNVTNDGAEAEFYQPISACGFKRMATWKSLVYENKLTYRPLPKPFPPSFTYPVRCVYDRPKGWTPSFHGLPSNIIQGHGELAFHMAILNHDFSGPAQSNIFPLGSFVPIWAGVDQQAHQPLILLLEECVASTTMEIYPDTLTYPLITNKGCLVDGKNSFSSFLPRYQSSSILLNLQAFRFAVGQEVYIHCKLIVWDPDNLNELKKACNYNKATGEWELLDDPSRNALCQCCDSTCARHAKRDTDSVPQGLVLKSILGPLMITDD